The Shewanella sp. KX20019 genome window below encodes:
- a CDS encoding TAT leader-containing periplasmic protein produces MERRTFITTALAGTACLALGVNYCSTDYANVNARLDDKHRLLFSVLLPVFLDGALPDVPVLKRDAENRTLDAIEHTISLLPEDSQLELEQLLDLLEGRLGLLILTGSMTPLMMRNSSELIEMLEGWRTSYIEMMVTAYQGLRELVMASYYSEPEHWSRLHYAKPSFLEENN; encoded by the coding sequence ATGGAGCGACGTACTTTTATAACGACTGCATTAGCTGGAACGGCATGTTTAGCATTAGGCGTTAACTATTGTTCTACTGATTACGCCAATGTTAATGCCAGACTCGATGATAAACATCGACTGTTATTTAGCGTTTTACTGCCAGTATTTCTCGACGGTGCGTTACCTGACGTACCTGTATTAAAAAGAGATGCTGAAAATCGTACTTTAGATGCTATTGAGCACACTATTTCATTACTACCCGAAGATAGTCAGCTTGAACTTGAGCAATTGCTGGATCTATTAGAGGGGCGATTAGGCTTGCTAATTCTTACCGGCAGTATGACACCACTCATGATGCGTAATAGCTCAGAGTTAATCGAGATGCTAGAAGGATGGCGTACAAGCTATATCGAAATGATGGTGACAGCTTATCAAGGCTTGAGAGAGTTGGTCATGGCTAGTTACTACTCGGAGCCAGAACATTGGAGTCGATTGCATTACGCCAAGCCCAGTTTTCTTGAAGAGAATAATTGA